ACAACAACATgttcaagattttatttttctacaatttttcatataaaattttctacttttaaataattttgagtttttttataatttttatatacaatcgagtaaatttgatgaaaatataaaagctgaggactaaaattattataccaACTAAAAATATGCCACTTAACACTCGTGTGACAAAAAAAccaattttgaaaacattattgaccaaattgtaacttttttagttaagtggCCAAAGCAAAAACTTACCCATAGTTTAGTGAttaatggtgtagtttaccaaaatattttttggtatgGTACAATTAAGGGGGTTAGTACTTATACACACGGTGGAGACATATTCACATCAGACATGCACACACTATGTTCAAAGGgagtttttcccttttttcaaCATTAGCGACCACCATGTTTAGGTAGGCTCAAAGACCACAACCTGAGGTCGAAATGGGTAAGAATGATGTCTTTATATTGTTGCCTAGAATGAGTTTGTTGCATTTGAGGTTGTGCTTAAAGTCGAGCATGATTGAGGATATATAGATGAGGGTGAGGTCTTGGGGACCCAGTAGGTGGAAGACCATGTTGTCAACTCCACAACTTACTCCTAGTTCAATGACACAATGATGGAGGATATGAAAATTGAGGAGTTTGGGAGTAAGGGTTATTGGTGTCGATGGTTGTGGGCAAAGGCGGAGCCCAACGCTCAGCAAATATGGCGAGAACTAAGGAACGCTAGaagtataataaataaattattatttataaaattaaattaaaaataaggaaaggttgaatttggtttaagtcTTGTTTGTGgtttttaaatagtttatttataaaattatcattttaataaatatatcatgatagaaaaagaggaaaatggatgttcattcatttataattttgtacgcatttttacaaaattttatttttatcaaaaatgaattttaactttttaaattttaaaattttaaaatcaagattaaGTTGACATACTATGTaaagttgagggttaaatttattgattttttagaattaggaccaaattgataaaatatataaatattagagcactaaatttgttattatgctaATGAAAAAGGTCACGTCAAGCACTCCAAGAgtgatcaaaatattaaaatttgataacatgagtgactaaaatagaaattttaaacttttatgaccaaaataaaattggtGATTATTTACACAGTTTACCCattataattaaagtttatttattcAGAAAaggacaaaataaaaaagtggGGGAGGTTGGGTTCTTTATTTATGTACATATACAGATAGAGAAGAAAAGGGATGGTTTTAGAGAGGCTTTCATGGTTAAGTGGAGGGGGGAGTTTGATaagatagaaaatgaaaattaaattaggggtatggtttcaagaaaaaaaaatgtaaacaaaaaGAGGAGAGTctctcttaaaaataaattcggATCGAGTCTTAGTTCAAttgatattattgttattacatCAATAACGAGAACGTGGGTTTCAgtatgtttttcttcttttatttaagGGCAAAAAAAGTTTTAGTTCAATTAGTACGATTGTTATTATAGAAATAATGAGGACGTGggtttaaacatgtttttcttCGATTCAAGGGTTGAAAATGTCTTAGTTCGGTTGGTACTAGAGGACGTGGATTTGagcatttttttctttaatttaaagattaaaagaagATTATGAGAAATTTTATCATACACATATACATGTGGAAACCACGTATTTAGAACAAAGAAGTGtgttaaaaataacatacaataaaaaTGAAACGCATGATTtggaactaattaataatatcacATGAGATATGtacgatattaaaatgaaaaaaagattaaattgtgactaaaacaaaatttaaaaataaaaatacatcaaattaaaaatactacatgaatataattatttgaaccaattttctctatatttaaaatattttatttcatttcataaaattttaataatttatttaattgaaacgGACGAATCGATAAAAATAGGTTAAGTAGTACTTATATACATGATTATACGTGTTAAGTTGAGGtttaatatgaaatgtttaagtTGATGCATAAGTGAGAGTGATATAGGCAAAATTGGGTTGAAATTGGTATGAATTTAGAATTGGCTTAAATGgtgttttatttgattgttttgataatatatgtgaagtacctatgagggtacattggttaggaaactaggatgattgttttgacatgttttaaaggTATTAAATCGTGTTTTAAAGTGACTGAACGAttggtttttgagttgcttGGTGTTCAAGGTTGCAAGGAAGGTAAACTTgatgtttaaggttcattttgagTCGACACAGccagacacacggccgtgtgaatggatcgtgtgagacacacggctaacacatgggcgtgtgtcccctgcacctaggaaaatttttgaaattttgcgaaaaattcttgGAGTACCGGATTTATTTCTAACACATATtttaggcctcgagggctcataaaagggacaatatgattaaattatggtGTGTATGCTAGATGATTATATAATGTTCATATTTGATCTGAAAAGtccgataatgctccgtaactctATTTCGacgacggataagggttagggggtgttacattttcaaGCTTATCTTCATATATTCTTGTATTTGTTGTTCATCACTAGTTTATATCATACCGATTATTATGTACAAAAAAATAGATTGGTTATTCATTTCTTCTATGATTCATTTGTACTATTTTTCTTGagatttaagattttaattgCAATAATCAATGGAAAAGAGAAAACTTCTTTagtttgtataaaaaaaaagaaaataaatcatgggagaaatttataatttttaatatttttttgaaaaatcttatTATAAGTTCTGGTCATATatgctctttttgacacaatgtctagaactaccGATAGCTCCTCCTCAACCCATAAAGAGGAGGATAGTGCACTTCAGTGCACTCAAACCCATgtcctcctacattgacaacaatatttatgccaatcgagctaagactcaatctgcattttgaatatttttaaaataggaggatattttttaaaattttaaatatttttttggatttttataaattttttactttttaaatttttaaaattaattaattgctcaTGTGACATACACGTGTGTTGCAGTTGATAACTTTTCCTTCCATTTTGAGATAATTTAACAAAACACAAATTCAAGACTTAAAAGACAATTTAAATAAagagctaaaataatttttttaaaagttggaggaccaaataaatcattataccttttttcttttataaaatggAGATAAATGTTGGATTTCTAgaaacattaacttaaaaaatagttttaagtacaaattataataaaaaaagtttagatactaaaataaaaaaatatttaatttaagtaccaatcagtaaattaaaccaaaaaaaaagtcaGGAGCAGGAAAGTGATTGTTTTATATctataatgataatatataaaattttgatttatatttatggATGAGATGTGATGACATAATGCCATTATTTTATAAGATCCTGTTTCGgccatatatataaaatgtattacattaataatttatattacatcAAAACTTGAGATACTTATGcatatgaaatattaataaaaaatttagggatCAAATTGCAAAAGTTGCTAACTTCAGGAACTAAATCTTGCTCTATCCCGAGTTACTATTTTACTagtttttaactttataaaataaagtttagtATTTAGTACACTGACTGTGTACTTTTTTCTTCCACAAgtaattttaagatattaatacaatgttgaatttaagttataaaatttgtttggtatattattaattatattgtttgataaaGCATAATATactttttcctctcttttttaaatatttattttttaacattttattagaCCTTATAAGGTACTTGTCAACCCGCTTAACTCCCGCTTGTGAAGTCTAAAACTTCAATAATAATATACTAAATACTTTCTCATAAAACAAATtaccattataaaataaatgtattaccatttaatatttaagtatttttcatTCCATTAGTAACAAgaaaaaagagtttaaattaatattatattataaagtattgaaaaaaatcaatcaagtGAAAACCCACAATGGAAACTACTTGATagaatttttcattaaatagGGGACGGCAGGCCCAACCCCTCTAAAATTTAGGCCTTTAAAATTGTTTGCACTTTGGccttcttaaaaataaaaatattttgatttaattctttaaaaattataatttaatttaagccctccctaaaaaaattttctggctTCGCCTCTGTTAAATAGtgtagaaaatgataagtagatAGGATTTACTTATCActtaataaagaataaattcaattgtattttatttcattaaagattatattatgctttatcaaacaacataattaataatataccaaacaaattttataacttaaagtCAACATTGTATTTTTCTGTACTTATTTTTTTcagcaaataatttttcattttatcaaaatagccTAACTCAAACTCTTACtatggtttgaaattttttatttttaagaccTAATCGTCATGaatattattgtcaatataaGAGAATGTGAGTTTGAGTGCGTTAAAGCGTAATGATGAACTCTAATTTTCCATGTGTGTTATTGAAGAAATTACACTTTCCGAGAGAAAtattaagagaaaaaaagaaccCTTATTTCcataagaaagaaattttaattgcGGGAGCATTAGAAGCTCATTGGAACTTTACTTACCTACTAATTAACAATACGTTACATAAAAGTTATCAATATGGCAGAGATTCCCTCTTATAAATATTGCCCTTTCATCTCTTTCTTTCTATTCACTTCAGTTAGCAGTTCCTTTCAGTACCCTGTTTTCCCAGAAAACTTTTCCTGGGTTTGGCTCTTGATCCAACCCATAAGTCTCTAGGGTTGGTACTGCTTTTTCATGTCTCTTTCATCTATTTCAAGTTCTGGgtaactttcttttcttcttttactgaATCGTGGGATTTAATGTGTTTGTTGACAGTTTCAAAGATATGGCTGGAAAGGAGTTCACTGTTAATCTGAACAAACCCCTTGTCTtccaggtttttttttttttttttctttttacaactTTCGGTTTTGCTTTTCGTATATTTTGGTACAAACATGATGACAAAGGAAACATAAGCTAATAACATTTTCACATGTTGATTATAAATTGGTAATGGCAGGTTGGTCACCTTGGAGAAGCTTACCAGGAATGGGTTCATACACCTATTGTGACAGATGAAAGTCCTCGCTTTTTCAAGAGTGATTTCATGGAGGTATTTTTACCAATCTTTCCCCTTTGAAATACCGTGGAGTATCTTGTAATGggagttaaattgtatttttttttctctaagcAAATTAAGAGTAAACTAGTTGTTTTTGTAGACGTGCAAGCCATTTGATTATTCTGTCAATcacaccaatttttaacaaaaataatcaatttattgtttgatctaatgtataagaattaatttacttaacctttttcagtaaaaaaagcaaaatataatttagcTCTTTCAACAAGAGCCTCCATCGCACTTTCACCCTTTGAAATACTTTAATGATTGCATTACCCAAATTCAACTGAATTTTGAGTTTGGTCATAATTTGTGGTTGAAATAGATCCTGACTCGGACAGTGTGGTGGGTGGTACCATTGATATGGGTGCCGGTTGCAATGTGGTTCATCTCAGTCTCGTACACAATGGGTCATACACTTCCCCAAGTTATTTTAATGTCTGTTGTTGGAAGTTTCATTTGGACATTCTTGGAATACTGTTTCCACCGTTTCCTTTTCCACATTGAAACAAAGAGTTACTGGTtagtgttttctttttctcttggACTTACTTATAACGCACATACATATTTTATGAGAGGATGTAGTAATTCATTGACAACATTGGTGAAGGGCAAACACTTTTCACTATCTAATCCATGGCTGCCACCATAAGCACCCTATGGATGGGCTAAGGCTTGTGATTCCACCTGCAGAAGCTGCTATACTAGCTATaatggtatgtatatatttatatgcattcctttattttttgtttttcatatatgggttgattaagaaaaattattattatttacaaatatttataaaaaacttttgaaattttatcaaataatatttaaaaacaataacatatatttaattttatcaaaataagtctaaaactctaaaaccaaaaattaatatgaaaaaaccGAAAATAGAACCGAGTGAATTCAGAAATTCTAAAAAATCCAACCGAATCATCCCTACATACATTGCATGGGTTTAGGGCTCTCACCTctataattagtaatttaaaattttaaaaaaaaaaatttattgagttggtgttacGGGTCAACTAGACACCATCTCtattgataatttattaaaatattagtacTGACTACATTGAATTAGACCAGTGGAGGTAGCGATTTAATGAGAGGTATAAATTCAGTTGATTCGTGAACTGGTTGAGTcgagttaaaaaaataagttgaactagtttttactatatattttttttacttaatttttaacaatttatttaccTTGAATCTAccttacaaaatattttttatatatgcaaaataacaaatactaatacaaagataaattttatcaacaaatataatttaaaaataatgaaatttaaaaacaagTTGGTcccatattaattatttctaacAAAACATTGggataagtaaattttgataaaatattagttatttgaTCTTCACGTGTCAAGtagtgttaaaaatatataataaaaatttaacggtgaaatttatatttccaaCTAATAAATGGGAATACGTGGCCCAAAATAGTGACCAACTTTTTAAGggtaaaagagaaaaaatttaaaagtttcaaaagataatttaaGTCGAAATGATTGAGACTTTTAGGTTAAAATCTTAGTTGAATTATGGTAGTTGATAATTTTCgttaaaatttgtcattatatttatttcttatcaattatatattatgttccAAGGgtgaagttagaaatttttttaaaaaaatcgaaattaaattgtaattttaccattttaatagcttatatctttatatttttaaaaagattaaataaaaaaattattttaggggGGCCGGGGGCCTACCAGCTCCCCTAGCTATGCCCCTGTCATGTTCTATGAAGACAACTTAATTAACGTgccaaattgataaattgacAGTAAATACAAATAATGCTAATCGTTGGGTTGagattattaaacataaaaataaaattacttcattttttaaattttaaagtatatagATGAAATTTCAAATCTTAAACGAGACTTAATGTGTTTGTACCAGTTTTGGAACTTGTATGGGATTTTATTCACTATCTCCACAAGACCTGCATTATTTGGAGGTGGACTAATTGGATATgtgatatatgatatgatacATTTCTATGTGCACCATGGCCAGCCTACCAAACAATCTATCAAAAAACTTAAGGTATGAGACTCCTTTTGAATTGCTAATTTATCCTTCCTCAATCattatctataaaaattaaattaaattattgttttggatttttttcgtttaaatttgaggtttaatttttcatttgacttaatttggtttttatgtttataacGATATTATTTAGTTCAAATAGTTAGCATTGTTGATTATCCTGGTTAAAatgttaatgtaattttttttcttaaaattctcCTTTCGAATTGTTTTGGTGCTGAAAAGtgcattttaagaaaaatctacATTAGCATTTTAGTTggaatatataataatattaaccaTTTGAACTAactaaataaaagtaaaggaaTAGGATTAAATCCTAAATTTGAGTATAATAAAAGGATCAAAAgagattaatatattatttggtattcAAATTTGGTTTCAATGTTTAATTCGGTATTTGAGTTTAACTTCAATATTCAGATTAGTacttaattttttcctttatccCAATTAAGCATTTAAGTTTGACttaaatgttcaatttgatatccaaaattttcttttggtcCCAATTACGTACTTATGTATTTTTTCACTAGAACACACGTGTCAAATATTCATTAGCTGCTGTTTGATTTTGACATGAAAACTAAAATCAGATACCCAAAAACAGATTTTATAAGAGGCTAAACAAATAGATGCTTGGTTTGATTGCAGAAATATCACTTGAACCATCACTTTAGGATTCAAAACAAGGGCTTTGGCATAACTACAACATTGTGGGACAGAGTTTTTGGAACCCTTCCAAAGACCAAAGCAGACAAGAAGAGTGgatagatgatgatgatgaggcTGACAAGCATCACGTGATTGCACCCTGTGATGGCCTTGTCAATgtttaaataatgattttgccctctttacttttattttgctCAATAATGGTGGTTGGGATTGTGAGGGAGGATCTTAGCTAAGCAACTCACTTCATGTCTCCTGTTGTACTGTGttttccctataaatagatgaaatgGATAGTGTAGTTGTAATGGTTTATAAAACTTTATGAaggtaataaattttataaaattttataaaattttaaaaattatattttaaataatttaatcatatttttatttaattttaagaattatattaattgatttttcaatttatcaaacaatactGAATATATCAAATAGGTTTTTCACctattgtaattaattttaaatacaattaatttcATGATATTCAAGAAAACATGAAAACTTTTCAGTTCAAATAATAGGTTTTTCACGCATTTCAgtctaatttataataaaaaaatcaagtgaATATTGACGAGTTAGtataaaacacataataattgaattagatatttcttgaaaagaaaaataataataatataatttaaaacccGATATATGATGTTTAAGAAGCCCTTATTTGAGCATTTTCGAAAATGTTTGGCCCTTATTTGAACACTTTTAAAAAGATTTATCTTTCATTTGAACACTGTAGTAAAAGTTAAGCCCTTATacgatattttgaaaattttaacctttttgtGAGTAACCCCTAAAAGATTGGACCTAATTTGAACATTTAATCTTTAATACCCAAAATCATATATGTGGCTCCACCATTGTTTGTAtgtgtcacatcccaaaaatcgggttaGAAGAATCGGATTCGTGACAACTAAAAATTGTCACGTCTCGATTTATAAGATTATCTTTGTGTGTTGTAAATAAATTGAGGGTTTGAAACGGATACCGAAATTAGGGtcataagtaattaattaaagtattaaaatgatacaatcatgtattattattttaattaatctaaaacaaaacttgattacaaggtttaatttgaaaacagtgtgttttaattgagttaggatCTAACTggaaaaagggtaaaatgaattaaaatattaataatgagacTTGACTATAAgtattaattattgtatataaactaaaatacgaatgtgttaaaaactataaagttaaataagttaataataaaaaaatttagtaaatgtatAAGCTAATAAAGAATAGGTAAGTTGAGTccgaaataaatatatactgtcgaaaccatttttttattttaaaaaaaacggggatcgacttttaaaaatgaaaatgggagtcaccaccgatcctttattgaggtgtgatcggtaCACCTTAAAACGATTTTGGGTctatgaattttgagaaaataggttcgggagtcgattacgtacgaggaagggttagcaccctcgtaacgcccaaaattggtaccgaattgattgtttaatgtcttagtgtcgagaatttcggaaaagatttaaaatacgatcctttgaaatttaaatttgaataaaccaaattgaatagcaAGATGtactcatttaaaaaaaaaatagattgtcACAatcagtgagttagagtgcaacaattcaatcgtcaaaattagaattttttaaaaaaatcatgcattttgagaaggttgTTCAGTCATTtaagtcaaacgagaaatcagaatccagtaagttaggttttgatttctcgaagttcttaaacattaaacattgcctttattttaaaatcgagataacaaaatgtcgtatccagtaagttaggatccaacattttgaaatcttaagaactctattttaacaattgtatggttttaataaaatgaacacttgattatctaaattcatcgagaagaattgaagcccagtaagttagggcacaattttctcgagaatcatgaatatCAAGTATTTTGACAATTTGCAAAATAAGATGATTTTAAACAATTTCATGAAAtcagatatttttaaaaaataatgtgatGAGATATTAATGtacaacataaaataataattaataaactaaaGTTTAGATTAATGGTCATCAATAATTTatgaatacaaataaacaacatCATACATGTACGAATAATAATCACACATCTCAAACCATGCAAACCTAATTATCAACATTAAAAAGAAccataacattaataattaatctttAAGTAACTAAAAGGAaatgataatcaataaattgtaaacaccaaattttaaaagaaatatatatgaatttgtattagattcaaaataaatttaataaaacaaacactacataaataatattatttagatgaattttgaagcaaatattatgcaaaaagaaaattaaggttataaaaaatttataaaataataatattataagaataatgttataaaaataatagcatATTATGTATGTAcatgtgtataaataaaatagtttaaaaattgtatatatatatatatataatggaattatgaaaatattgttgtataaatattttaaagcacaaaaatatgtttaagtgaatctaaatatatatatacattattaaaatatatattatgttgaattaatatataaaataaaataaaatagtatattgtaaaattaaataataacatataatagtaatataaaaaggaaatagtaatacaaaataaaataaaatcccataTATAAAAAGCTAAATATAtcgatataaaatataatagtaatagtaatggtaaaaatgataataataataatagtagtacaAAGACAACAGAAGGACTGATTTGAAATCAAGGCTGAAATTTAAGAGCCAATTCAAACTAAATATAAGGGCGCGAACCATATTGAGCACGCGAGCAACCAAGAGGGGTCAAAAGGAAATTAACCTCGACCCTTTAAAACGCTGCGTTCCAA
This genomic stretch from Gossypium raimondii isolate GPD5lz chromosome 6, ASM2569854v1, whole genome shotgun sequence harbors:
- the LOC105774077 gene encoding dihydroceramide fatty acyl 2-hydroxylase FAH1 — its product is MAGKEFTVNLNKPLVFQVGHLGEAYQEWVHTPIVTDESPRFFKSDFMEILTRTVWWVVPLIWVPVAMWFISVSYTMGHTLPQVILMSVVGSFIWTFLEYCFHRFLFHIETKSYWANTFHYLIHGCHHKHPMDGLRLVIPPAEAAILAIMFWNLYGILFTISTRPALFGGGLIGYVIYDMIHFYVHHGQPTKQSIKKLKKYHLNHHFRIQNKGFGITTTLWDRVFGTLPKTKADKKSG